ACGACCGAAGTGCAGCTTTTTGCTATAGCATCAACATTTACCTTTCGTGTTAAGATCGTAGTAAGAAATATATTCCAAATTAAATAAATCACATAAAATAATAGGAGGGGACATGATGAATGGTGCAAACTATTTATCCATTGAGGAAGTCATTTCAATTCCTAAGTTCATGGAAACCGCAATCAGTGACGATGGCCGTTATGCAGCCTACGTAAAACAGACGGCAGATTGGGAGGAAAACGCTTATGTGAACCATGTGTGGCTCTATAATAGAGAGGCAGGTAAAAGCTATCCATTAACTATAGGGAAAAATGAAAGCACCCAGCCACGATTTTCCCCTGATTCGAAATATCTTGCCTGCATAGGTGTTTCAGGAGAAGGTGAAAACAGGAAGAAGGAAATATACATACAAACGCTGGGTGATACCCATGCCTATCAAGCTTCGCCTGATTGTTACTCTATAGAAGAGTTTAAATGGTCTCCTGATAGTAAAGGGATCTATTTTAAAGCCAGGCGTCTTGAATCGGAATCCTTAAAGAAACGCAAGGAAATGTATGGAGAATTTTACTATGTGGACAAAGATTTTGAATATGAAGCGTTATACTTTTTAAATCTAGAAACAGGCGGAAAAGAATTGTACGATCCTCTTCCTCATGGAAAAATGACGCCTGCAGTGGAACCTTTGACGGAACAGATGGACTTGCAAATTCACAGTTATGATATTTCTTTTGATTGTAAACACATCGTTTTTAGTGCTGCCCCAACACCAAGAGCAGTGGATTCGATGGATCAAGAGCTTTATATCCTCCATAGGACCACGAAAGAGATTGATAAGGTGGATGCTTCGCCGCTTCAAGCAGGGGAGGTATTATTCTCTCCTGGAGGGACTCGACTATGCTATACCTGTTATGAAAAGGAGAAAGCTATATATAATAATAGAACGATAGAGATTTATGATTTAGAGACGCAACGTACGATCCGTCCTGTTCAGGATATAGACGAACATATTATTCCAGTGCGATGGACACCTAATGGAATACTAATTTCCTGGCAGGAAAAGACAAACTTCCTGGCAGGGATAGTATCCGAGACTGGAAAGATTACTTCTCTCGTCAGTAAAGAGGATATGGTGGCATCAGCACCATCCATTACCTGGGATCAAAGTACTTTCGTATGTGTAAAACAAACCTCAACCACCCCTGCTGAAGTGTATATCAATCATGAACCGATTACCTCCCGATCCGTGGCTTATAAAGGCAAAATCCAAAGTGAAAAAGAAGTAGTGACATGGAGGACGGAAGATGGACTTGAAATCGAGGGCGTATTGTCCAAACCGGTAGATTTTGCTGATTCCAAATCGTACCCATTAATTGTAGCTGTTCACGGTGGCCCGGCAGGTACCTCCTTCGCTGTCCCGACAACGAATAAATATCAACCAATTGAATCCTTTATCGCAAAAGGATTTCTTGTTCTTGAACCTAATTACCGTGGAAGTACAGGGTATGGGCAAGCCTTTCGCAAAGCTAATTACCGGTATTTAGGTCTCGGGGATTATGAAGATGTAGTTTCAGGAGTCGATTCCTTAATTGAAAAAGGCTATGTAGATGCTGAAAGAGTAGGGATCTTAGGATGGAGCCAGGGAGGCTATATATCAGCCTTATGCGCTACCTACAGCACCCGCTTTAAAGCCGTATCGGTAGGGGCAGGAATTTCTAATTGGATTACTTACTATGCGAATACCGATATTACGCATTTCACACGATTTTACTTAGGGTCAGATCCTTGGACAGATGAAGAAATTTATCGTAAGACTTCACCAATGACTTATATTAATAACGCCTGCACGCCTACTTTAATTCAGCACGGAGAAAAGGATGGAAGAGTACCTTTACCCAACGCCTTTGAATTGTACCGCGGATTGAAAGATCGAGGCGTCCCTGCAGAACTTGTCCTGTTTAAAGAAATGAAACATAGCTCTCATCAACCTGGACTGAACAGAGCGATTCTTAAGCAAAACCTTCATTGGTTTTGTCACTATTTATTAGATGAACCTTTTCAGTTTGTCTAATCAGGTAATCTACGCTTGGCTGCATTATTTTTCCCTTCCCTTTTATCAGCCGTTAAGAAAAAACTTTTTTTCCTATTTACATTTACGCTGCGTAAAGGTGTAAATTGAATGTGTCAGGGGGTGATGGCATGGAATATACAGTCAAAGAGCTCGCAACGATTGCAGGGATCACGGGAAGGACTTTGCGGTATTACGACCAAATTGGGATATTAAAGCCGGCTTATACCAATTCATCCGGATATCGCATTTATGAAGCAGCCGAAGTCGACCGGCTGCAGCAGATATTATTTTATCGTGAGCTCGATGTGGATTTGGACACAATCGATAAGATCATGAATTCCCCGGGTTTCTCAGAGCTTGCGGCGTTAAAAGCCCATCATGACAAACTCCTGGCTAAAAGAAAGCAGTTGGAAATCTTGATTCGCAACGTAGAAAAGACGCTTGCGTTAAAAGAAGGGAGAATTGTTATGAGTGATCAGGAAAAATTTGAAGGTTTTAAGCAGAAGTTGATTGATGAAAATGAACAAAAATACGGAAAAGAAATTCGTGAGAAATATGGAGATGATCAAGTCGACCGCTCGTACCAAAAAATAACAGAGATGAGCACAGAGCAGTATGAAGAAGCGGAACGACTGGGACAGCAAGTTCTTGAAGTATTAAATAGGGCTTTTCTTACAAAAGATCCCTCCAGTCCTCTTGCTCAGGAAGCAGCTGATCTTCATCGGCAGTGGCTGACTAACTACTGGGATAAGTATACGAAAGAGGCACATGCAGGGGTTGCTCAAATGTATGTGGATGACGAGCGGTTTAAGGCTTATTATGATAAAGAAAATCCTGGCACAGCAGAGTTTCTAAGAGATGCGATCATGATTTATACTGGTAAGAGTAAAGCGTAATAGAGTAAAGCCCCTTGGGTGCCATACCCATGGGGCTTTCTTTTTACATTATTTTACCTTTTTCCAATACGCTGATTCCTTACTGGAACGAAGAGGCGGGAACGTTTCTCCGCTTTCCAGTTTAATTTGAGTTTCTTCATCTGTAGGATTGCTGTTCTTTCTACCATCGGTTAACCCATCAAATTCATAAGTACCGCTTTCCGGCGCTTTCTCACCTGTTTTAAAACGATCAGCCATAAAATAACAGCTCCTTTTTTAAAAATATTATTGTTCAATAGTTATTTATCCTTTTTCAGGAAATATAAACCTAAAATTTTGAAAATTTTATCTTAGATTGTAAATGCAATTTAGTCAGCTGGTATTGATAAGGTGTTTCTTAAGCCGATATAAATAGAAAAGATGTATATAGGGGGATATCAAATGTTTCAAATTTTTGCTCCACAAAAAAAAGAAAGCAGACTGCATTCCCGGTTAGATCTTACTAATGACTGTACTTTTGAAGTGAAAAAAGCGTCTGAGCTTGAAAAACAATTAAGAATGATCCATTTTACTGCAGAGGATTTAAATGTCCTGAAAAGTTTGCAGCCTATACTGAAACCACATATTCCTAAGATGGTGGACCAGTTTTACAAAAACCTGGAGAATCAGCCTCTTCTCATGGAGATCATTGAAAGTCACAGCTCAGTTACAAAGCTTAAGGAAACACTGACCAAGCATATTCACGAAATGTTTAACGGTATTTTAGATGATGCTTTTATCGAGAAACGAAGCCGTATTGCCAGCATTCATTTACAGATTGGCCTGCAGCCGAAATGGTATATGTGTGCATTTCAGGATTTAATGGTTTCTCTTTTATCCATTTTTAGTGAAGAACTTACCCTTTACGATGACTATAGGAAAGCTGTCCGTTCTACAACAAAAATTTTAAATTTGGAGCAGCAGATTGTGCTCGAAATTTATGAGCATGAAAACTTAAAGCTTCAGGAAAAAGCTGCAGAAGAAAAAGAACTAGCCTATAGAACTATTGATGAAATGGCAGAGGAACTTGCTGCTATTTCCCAGCAGGCGAGTGCTTCAACTGAGCAGCTGACAGAGCAGACAGAAAAAATTCTTAAAGATTCTCAAACAGGAGCACAGATTGCAATCCAAGTCGAGGGACAATCCGCTGATGGCAAAAATCAGCTTGATCATCAACAAAAACAAATGATGCTCATCCAGGACAGTATCAAACAGATTACTGAAGAAATGAATGCATTAAGAGGAGTAGCTGAGGAAATAAGTAAGATTGTGACCATTGTGTCTTCCATCGCAGAGCAGACAAATCTGCTGTCTTTGAATGCTTCTATTGAAGCCGCCCGCGCCGGAGAACATGGAAAAGGGTTTACAGTGGTAGCTAATGAAGTAAGAAAGCTTTCGGAGCAAACAAAGAGTTCAGTTTCTGAGGTATCTGAATTAATCCTCTCTACGAACAATCAAATTCAAAAGGTTTCTCACAATGTAGGGGAGATCGATCACTTAATTGTTGACGGTACAGAAAACATTCATCAAATAAACCGCTTCTTCACGGAGATTGTAGAAGCTATGGGACAAAATAAACAAAATAATGAAGGAATCGAAAATGAACTGAAAACCTTTTCACAGGTCATTACAGAAATTAATGACGCTGTAACTCAAGTAGCGGATTCTTCACAGCAGCTGACAGATGTAACTAGTCAAACATAAACCTAAATATTAGAGTGATATAACAATGCTTATGTCTGTACGCGTTCGTTCAAAGACCAATGAAAATGAGTCTTTCCATTGAAACCATTTACAAAATCATATATTCTTAATGAAACTTCAAAGCACTGATCATGTTCAGGAATTAGATCAGTGCTTTTCTTATAGAAAAAATTTGTTTGCAAATCCAATGATCTTTTAAGATTGATTTAAGGTTTGCCATTAAGGAAAGGTTAGAGAATAAGATGGGAGGTAACAAAATGGATTCCTTCATCAGAAGTGACCAATATAATTTAATTAAAGCCCAGGCGCACCGTTTGATTAGAAGTCATTCCAGCGTTAACGATTCCAGTGTTATGGAAGCCGTAAAATCGGTCTCTTTAGAGAAGGTTCTTCAATCCTTCTCTTCTTTATCTCCAGAAGAAAAGGAACTAATTGATCATATCTCGGTCATTGAAGATCAGGAAGATGCGATTTTACTGTTATCTAGATTGAAGCAGTATGTCATTGAATTTCCTGATTTGACAGAGAACCACCTCAAGAAACTTTTTCCAAAAGTTAAAAAGCTCCAGCACCCTGACTTAGATGAAATAGATAAAAAAGCGACCTCTTATTTAGGGTGGAACGATTATGGATCGAATCGAAAATACTTGGTCGTCCCTTTTCAAGGTGAATTAATTGGCTTAAAAGGAACATTTACTCAATCAAATACTAAAGGAATATGTACCATTTGTTCGGAACAAGAAAAGGTGGGAATGTTTACTACTACAGTGATGAATTCAGCGCAGAGTGTAGTGCGGAGAGGCAATTATATTTGCCAGGACAGCGAACTATGTAATCAGAATTTAACTGATTTAACTAATCTCCACCATTTTGTCAAGCTTATGAGCTGAATTAATCTTGTTATGAAGCAAGAGGAATAACTAACGAAGAAGGAATTCTTTAAAAAGGGAATTTCTTCTTTTTTTGCTTAGCAGTGCTTTGATCAGGACTGGAAAAGGACAGCTGGTTGCTCTAAAATATGGAACAACAAGTTTAAATGGTTGAAGGAGTCATCATATGTCTGCGAAACAAAGGAAGCTTCCTTTATATGAGCAAATAAAGAACAAAATGCTGATGAAGATTAATCATGGAGATTGGACTCCAGGAGAAAACATACCTTCTGAAAGCCAGTTGATGGAAAGGTTTAATGTCAGCCGTACAACAATCAGACAGGCGCTTCGTGACCTTGCTCATCAAGGTATTATTGAAACCCGAAGAGGCGCTCCTTCCAGGGTAAGTATCTCTCCTAAGGGGAAACCTCGTTCACAAGGGGTTTTCCATCATGAAATGGGAAATGAGATGACGGTGAAAGTGCTGAGAACAGGCGTAGTGACAAACTATGAAGCCTTAAGACGGCTGAATCTTGGTAAATCAGAGCAAGTCTTTTTTTTGGAAAGACTAAGGCTGGCAGATAGGAAACCGATTGCCTATCAACAGCTGTTTCTTCCGTTTGAGATAGGGAAAGTCGTTAAAGATTACGCAGAAATTGAATTTGATATTTTTCCTAAATTAGGCCGTGAGGATATTCATTACTCCACCATTAAAGAACAAGTAAATGCTGCTGTTGCGACTCAGTATGAAGCAGATTTATTGGGCATCTTTCCGGGCGAACCATTGGTTGACATCGATCGGTTAACTTTGGGCATAGAGGGCAGCCCTATCGAGTACAGTCGTACCAAATACAGAACAGATTCATTTCATTACAAAGTCGAAATAGGCGGATAGTCATTCTCTTATTGTAACAAGTTTTATCTTGTTGTAACATGTGTGTAAATCCATAATTTATTCAGGAGGCAGACATATGGGAAAATTAACGAGTATTCGACACGATAAAACGCAGATTGACCTTGTAAGGATGCGTAAATATCGGTTAGGTAGAGTGAGAGAGCAATTAAAAAAACTTGGGTATGGCGGAATTGTCATTTTTGATCCAGTAAATTTGAGGTATGCTACAGGAAGCAGAAACATGCAAGTCTTTATGTTAAGAAATCCTGCCCGTTATGTGTATATTCCTGTTGAAGGCCCGGTCACCTTGTTTGATTTTCCAAATTGTGAGCACCTTTCTGAAGGAATAGAAACCATTGATGAAGTAAGGCCGGCGATCACATTATCTTATGTAGCCTCAGGAAATCATTTATATGAAAATGCGAAGCAGTGGGCTGAGGAAATTTCCGATTTAGTAACGAAGCATGGAGGAGGGAACAAAAAATTAGCGATTGATTATGTTCCCTCAATAGGAGCGATTGAGCTTGGTCATTTAGGAGTCGAAGTGGTCGATGGGCAGGAACCCATTGAGCATGCCCGCTCAATTAAATCTCCTCAGGAAATAGAAGCAATGAAAATCTCGGTGCGCACGGCAGAGGAAGGCATGATCCGTATGAAGCAGGCATTGGAGCCTGGTATTACAGAAAATGAATTATGGTCTCACTTACATCAGACGAACATCAGTCATGGTGGGGATTATGTGGAGACCAGGCTGCTGAATTCCGGCCACCGCACCAACCCCTGGTTCCAGGAATGCAGCGATAAAGTGATCCGCGAAGGTGAGCTTGTAGCTTTTGAT
This Halobacillus salinarum DNA region includes the following protein-coding sequences:
- a CDS encoding globin-coupled sensor protein, with product MFQIFAPQKKESRLHSRLDLTNDCTFEVKKASELEKQLRMIHFTAEDLNVLKSLQPILKPHIPKMVDQFYKNLENQPLLMEIIESHSSVTKLKETLTKHIHEMFNGILDDAFIEKRSRIASIHLQIGLQPKWYMCAFQDLMVSLLSIFSEELTLYDDYRKAVRSTTKILNLEQQIVLEIYEHENLKLQEKAAEEKELAYRTIDEMAEELAAISQQASASTEQLTEQTEKILKDSQTGAQIAIQVEGQSADGKNQLDHQQKQMMLIQDSIKQITEEMNALRGVAEEISKIVTIVSSIAEQTNLLSLNASIEAARAGEHGKGFTVVANEVRKLSEQTKSSVSEVSELILSTNNQIQKVSHNVGEIDHLIVDGTENIHQINRFFTEIVEAMGQNKQNNEGIENELKTFSQVITEINDAVTQVADSSQQLTDVTSQT
- a CDS encoding YjzC family protein — its product is MADRFKTGEKAPESGTYEFDGLTDGRKNSNPTDEETQIKLESGETFPPLRSSKESAYWKKVK
- a CDS encoding MerR family transcriptional regulator, with translation MEYTVKELATIAGITGRTLRYYDQIGILKPAYTNSSGYRIYEAAEVDRLQQILFYRELDVDLDTIDKIMNSPGFSELAALKAHHDKLLAKRKQLEILIRNVEKTLALKEGRIVMSDQEKFEGFKQKLIDENEQKYGKEIREKYGDDQVDRSYQKITEMSTEQYEEAERLGQQVLEVLNRAFLTKDPSSPLAQEAADLHRQWLTNYWDKYTKEAHAGVAQMYVDDERFKAYYDKENPGTAEFLRDAIMIYTGKSKA
- a CDS encoding S9 family peptidase, producing the protein MMNGANYLSIEEVISIPKFMETAISDDGRYAAYVKQTADWEENAYVNHVWLYNREAGKSYPLTIGKNESTQPRFSPDSKYLACIGVSGEGENRKKEIYIQTLGDTHAYQASPDCYSIEEFKWSPDSKGIYFKARRLESESLKKRKEMYGEFYYVDKDFEYEALYFLNLETGGKELYDPLPHGKMTPAVEPLTEQMDLQIHSYDISFDCKHIVFSAAPTPRAVDSMDQELYILHRTTKEIDKVDASPLQAGEVLFSPGGTRLCYTCYEKEKAIYNNRTIEIYDLETQRTIRPVQDIDEHIIPVRWTPNGILISWQEKTNFLAGIVSETGKITSLVSKEDMVASAPSITWDQSTFVCVKQTSTTPAEVYINHEPITSRSVAYKGKIQSEKEVVTWRTEDGLEIEGVLSKPVDFADSKSYPLIVAVHGGPAGTSFAVPTTNKYQPIESFIAKGFLVLEPNYRGSTGYGQAFRKANYRYLGLGDYEDVVSGVDSLIEKGYVDAERVGILGWSQGGYISALCATYSTRFKAVSVGAGISNWITYYANTDITHFTRFYLGSDPWTDEEIYRKTSPMTYINNACTPTLIQHGEKDGRVPLPNAFELYRGLKDRGVPAELVLFKEMKHSSHQPGLNRAILKQNLHWFCHYLLDEPFQFV
- a CDS encoding M24 family metallopeptidase produces the protein MGKLTSIRHDKTQIDLVRMRKYRLGRVREQLKKLGYGGIVIFDPVNLRYATGSRNMQVFMLRNPARYVYIPVEGPVTLFDFPNCEHLSEGIETIDEVRPAITLSYVASGNHLYENAKQWAEEISDLVTKHGGGNKKLAIDYVPSIGAIELGHLGVEVVDGQEPIEHARSIKSPQEIEAMKISVRTAEEGMIRMKQALEPGITENELWSHLHQTNISHGGDYVETRLLNSGHRTNPWFQECSDKVIREGELVAFDTDMNGPFGFFTDISRTFFCGDGTPTDEQKRLYQTAYEQIQYNIELLKPGMTFREYAEKSWEIPDEFFANRYFTVAHGTGLSGEYPYIVFPQDFEEKGYDGVIEENMVLSVESYIGAEGGKEGVKLEEQLLVTKDGVENFSDFPFEKKLME
- a CDS encoding FusB/FusC family EF-G-binding protein, producing MDSFIRSDQYNLIKAQAHRLIRSHSSVNDSSVMEAVKSVSLEKVLQSFSSLSPEEKELIDHISVIEDQEDAILLLSRLKQYVIEFPDLTENHLKKLFPKVKKLQHPDLDEIDKKATSYLGWNDYGSNRKYLVVPFQGELIGLKGTFTQSNTKGICTICSEQEKVGMFTTTVMNSAQSVVRRGNYICQDSELCNQNLTDLTNLHHFVKLMS
- a CDS encoding GntR family transcriptional regulator, which produces MSAKQRKLPLYEQIKNKMLMKINHGDWTPGENIPSESQLMERFNVSRTTIRQALRDLAHQGIIETRRGAPSRVSISPKGKPRSQGVFHHEMGNEMTVKVLRTGVVTNYEALRRLNLGKSEQVFFLERLRLADRKPIAYQQLFLPFEIGKVVKDYAEIEFDIFPKLGREDIHYSTIKEQVNAAVATQYEADLLGIFPGEPLVDIDRLTLGIEGSPIEYSRTKYRTDSFHYKVEIGG